The DNA segment GAGATGGGGTTCCGCAGGGTAAAAGTCATCGGCGAGGACCATTCTCCGACATCATATTGATCGCCAGCCCGGGCCCGCCACCAGTATTGGGTCCCGACATCGTTCAGATCATAAAAACTTGATCGGGTCGAATCAAGCTGCTCAGTGACTCCCGCCTCCGATATTGCCAATTGGGTCAATCCCGGATCGGAAAAAATTTGAAAATCATAGTATGGTTCATCGCCGTTGGCGTCAAACGAATTTCTCACGATTAGGCGCACCGCTTCGATACTGACGAGTTGATTCAACGGCCAAAGCAGATCCGGGGCCTCAGGGGGGGCATTCATAGTGAAAGCGGCTTCGGTCCATGCGCCCCAGTCGGTGCCGTTGCCGCTCACCCGGATTCGAAAATAATATGTGATCCCGTTTTCCAGGGCCGTGCCAGAATATATGGCAAAGGTATCCGAAGTTATTATTTGTCCCGACTGCCATGTCTCGGCGCTCGCCCAATCCTTGTCGGTTCCAACTTCGATTTCGTATCCGGCCTGAGTCATATTAACAGTATCATAGAACATCCAATGAATGGTCGGGGTGTGATTCAATACATGGGCGATATCTTCGCTTCCCAGATTGAGATTATAAGCCGAGGGAATTCTCTGATCGAAGGGGAGGGCCCCGATATCAATACGGGTACCGTCGAGATCGTTCGGAAGCGACGGATGCCCGGCGTCGATACAGGCTGAAGCCCGGTGCAGATAGAAATTGCGACTCAGCGTATCGAGGAAGAATGGATCGGCGGAGATATCAAAGGGACTGGCGTAGAGACCGGAATAATTTTGGGAATTGCCCCAGATATCGTTATAATTCTCCGTTACCGTCCAGCCGCCGGGGCTGTATAAACCGACCTGGCAGCCGGTTATAATATTATTTCTGACAATCGTCGAGGCCGATGCCGCCATAAGTCCGGTAGTCCCGCCAAAGATGGTATTGTTTACAAAATTAACCGCGCCGGCCATCTCAATCCAGGCATTCATGGCCGGACCGGTATTGTCATAAAAAAGATTGTGCGTTACCAGCGAGTTGGAACCGCTGCCGATAAAGAGGACCGGTGAACTGCCATCGAGACTATGATGTTTCCGAAAGATATTGTTGCGAATAGTCGGAGAGGCGCCATAAACACTGATGGCACGACAGGTAAAGGTTTTGGTTCCGAAAGTGAAACCGTCAATAACGGCCGCCGCCGATTCTCCGTTGGTGAAACTGATGATGTGGGTTTCTGCCCCCCCGGGGTCGAGAAAGGTCAAGTCGCGCCCCGCCTCGCTGGTCAGGACAATGTTTTTCCCGTAGAAATTGAGGTTAACCGCATATCGCCCCGGCGCAACCAAGACGGTATCGCCGCTGACGGAAGCATTAATGGCATCCTGTATATTTATGTAATCGGCGGGAACATGGAGAGTGACCGCGCCTGATTCCGAAACTGCCCAAAGCAAGGCGGAAATAATTAGGATGAATATTGTCCTGAACATAACCAAACCTCCCTGTGGCGATATTCGTTATCTATAAGATGGAATTTGATATATCTATAATTTAATATACGGGGAGGGCATATTTTGTCAAGTTCAAGATGAGGTCGACCGCTTTACTCCAGGCATAAAAATACCGGCAGGAATTTTTTTGCTATGAGCGCTCTCAACTCCTGCCGGCTTTTCAATTCAGGCAATATGACTCTGTAAGACTATTCGAATAAATCTTTGAGGACCAATTTCAAAGTCAGAGTCTTGTCCTCCCGCTTTACATTCAGATCATACACCGTTCCAGGCTTCTCGCGCAAAAGTTTGCGAATGGCGATGAGGCCATCATAATCTTTCGTCGGTTTGCCGTTAATAGTTTGAACTATGTCGCCAATTTTTAAACCGGCTATGTCGGCGGGGGTTCCCGGTGAAGCAAAAAGAACCTCGACCTGATCGCTGTCGCCATACCCGACCTGCAGACCGCTATTGTCCCTGGGAATGAATTGTCCGAAAGCGGCCCCCTTCTCCACAATAACCTGACCTCTCTTATAGTCGAGATAAATGACAAAATTGTGGAGCAAATCATTTCCGATATTGCCGACCAGTTCGCGGCCGGAGAACGCCCCCTGGCCTTTTTCCAGGGGCCACGATATTATCGGCTTATCGAGAGTGAAGCCGGCGAATTTGATGGATGTGAATTTCCGGGAGCGGGTATGCATATCGCCGCCGGCGCCGAAACCTAAAGCATCTATTCCCTTTTGATTTATAAGACCGATACTTTCGGCGTAGGGGAAGTGAAAATCGACATTGCCGGCCCCGAGATCAAGGTTCCAGAGACCGCTATCCTTACTGTCCACCGTCATGGGAACATGAAACATATTGTCCTGAGAGAGCGGCGCGTTGATTATTGTGCCGTCGCCACTGTAAGAAAAACTGTCCGGGTCATAAAATGATATTTGTTCTTTGGCGTAATCAATTCTGGTTACAAAGCGCGACAGGAAATCATACCCGAGAATCCCGGCCACTTCAAGCCCCATGATTTTGTGAAACAACCCTTGAAGACTGATGGCCATTATTTTCTGTTGATCGATCTCCAAACCTTCGAGCGAATATTGCGGAATGGTAGTGAAGGACACATCCACGACGCGGCTGACCCCCTGACCCTTGATATTGCCTTCCATCTTGAGGCCCGCGTTTGCGGCAAAAGTGCTGTCCAGCACCGATCGCCCGGCGCCGGAATCGAGTATCCAGAGAGAGGTTTTGCCGTTGATAGTTACATTCAGGTATATATGACGTTCGATAAATTGGAAAGGGATATTTTCCGCGCTTTTGCCGTTGGCGAATTTAAAATCGCGCACATCCTGTTTGGGCGGCTCGAAAAGCGATGAATCAATCGGGATATTGACTTCGAATTTGGTCATTTCCACCGTCTGCCTCTGCCCGGTCGGAAGGGACAGGGCGTCCTGGCGGAAGGCGTTAAGGATGCCGTCGACCGGTCGGTAATCGCTGTACCAGGTAATATTTTCCCCTTCAGGATTGATACTGACCGATTTTTTCAGGAGAAAACCGGTGGTATCATAATAGTTCAATACCGTGTCGGTGTTGATGGTGTTGGCGATTCTGACCGCATAGCAGACGGAACCTCCGGCGGTGTCGGTTCCGACATAGGTAATCCGGAAATTTTTCGAATCCCGATTGAGATGATCATAGTCGGCGTAAAGCTCCTGAATGCGGCGCTGCTTCAGGGTGACGCTGTCGCGGGCAATCTGCACCTTGCCGTTGGCATCGACACTCCAGGCATAATCGCCATTGTCACCGCTGACAACTTTCATGACCTTGAGATCGACATCCTGGCGGCTCTTGATCGGAATTTCACTCCATTTGCTGAAGGTTCCTTCGATGCCGGCCCCGACAATAATTATTTTCCCTTCGACATAAGATGTTTTCTGGGTTTTGAGTTTGTCCAGCCCCCCTGAGGCCTGGTAACAGCGGTTGATTATTTCGTACGGATCAGTTATGGCCGCTTTCATATCGGCGCCGAGCAGGCAGAAAACGCCGACAAGAATCACAATCATTAATCGATGTTTCATGAAACTCCCTTTAGTGAATGGCTGTTTTTCAATTTATCCGGTTGAAATATACGAAGTTATATATGCCTTGTTGCAATTAATTTCCAAACGAGATGGTATGAAATCGGGGCGGCAGGGAATCAAAATTATTCAGGCGGATAATTTCGAGCCATTGCGAAAGAGGGGAGTTTTTTTCTGTTTCTATGGGGACGAATTTTATAGATTATTCCTGAAATCGGGGCGGCTATTTTGGCGGCGAAAAACCGGTGTCCGGGAGAGTAATGGATTCGACAAAAGAACATAATAAGGACAAGGATAATCACTGGGAATGGCGCTTGAGTGCGTCGGCACGAATGGCCGCCGAACTTGATCCGGTTCGTTTCGGTGTCAAAGCGGTGTATGTCATGGGCAGTACCAAGAATGCCACCGCCGGTCCGGCCTCGGATATAGATATCCTGATTCATTTTGACGGCTCACTACACCAGCGTAAAGAACTGCTCCTGTGGTTGGAGGGATGGAGCCTGGCGTTCGATGAGATCAACTTTCAAAAAACCGGTCATCGCAGTGGCGGCCTTCTGGATGTCCATATTATTACCGATGCCGATATCGCCGCAAAATCAAGTTACGCGGTTAAAATCGGAGCGTCCTCCGATGCCGCCCGCCGCCTGCCTCTAAAAAACGAAAGCGACCCAACTAAATAAGAATCCGCCGGGCTAAATCGGGATATTCAAAATCGAAACTTACCAAGGCCAACTCTGGGCCGTCATGCGCCGCTCCGTACAGATAAGTGCGGCCGATTTTATCCAGCCAGCGGCCGGTGAGACGAATCGATTCATGAATATGACCATGCAGTGTAATCAGGGGCTGACGGGTTTCAATAAACTGTCTGATAGCGATGCTCCCGGTGTTGACATCGAGAGGAACATGATCGACCTTAACATTATCCAGGGCGGCTCGATCCAGTGACGTTTTATAGGGCGGAGCGTGGAAGAGAAATATCGCCTTTTCCAAATCCCTTTCCTGTGTCAGATTCTCCAGATCGGTCTTAATGGTGGAATATTTTTTCTCCCGGTCGCTCACCGGAACCGAATAGCGCCCCTCTTCGGGAGATATGGAGCCGGGATCGACAAAACGGGAGACATCATATCGTTCCCAATCCTTGAGCTGAAACGGGGTCGGAGGGACAAAAGCATATCCATATATAGAGTAACCGCCAACGGTAACAGTCCGGTTATGAATGTATTCCAGAAGACCGAGATTTT comes from the Candidatus Zixiibacteriota bacterium genome and includes:
- a CDS encoding exported hypothetical protein (Evidence 5 : Unknown function), translating into MFRTIFILIISALLWAVSESGAVTLHVPADYINIQDAINASVSGDTVLVAPGRYAVNLNFYGKNIVLTSEAGRDLTFLDPGGAETHIISFTNGESAAAVIDGFTFGTKTFTCRAISVYGASPTIRNNIFRKHHSLDGSSPVLFIGSGSNSLVTHNLFYDNTGPAMNAWIEMAGAVNFVNNTIFGGTTGLMAASASTIVRNNIITGCQVGLYSPGGWTVTENYNDIWGNSQNYSGLYASPFDISADPFFLDTLSRNFYLHRASACIDAGHPSLPNDLDGTRIDIGALPFDQRIPSAYNLNLGSEDIAHVLNHTPTIHWMFYDTVNMTQAGYEIEVGTDKDWASAETWQSGQIITSDTFAIYSGTALENGITYYFRIRVSGNGTDWGAWTEAAFTMNAPPEAPDLLWPLNQLVSIEAVRLIVRNSFDANGDEPYYDFQIFSDPGLTQLAISEAGVTEQLDSTRSSFYDLNDVGTQYWWRARAGDQYDVGEWSSPMTFTLRNPISFNVRTSYPTIQAGIDSAQERDTVLVAPGTYTGDGNRDLTFRGKRVILKSESGPEVTIIDCEAGPMNAHWGFYLHDSEDTLTVIDGFTIKNSFTDELGAIFLIAASPTIRNCIITENDGSGIYGSSGAKPVIDSCIISNNTLNGINFGYMHLSGAVISNSLIKGNGMNGIWIFIYPGSSVFNCTFVGNGEAGIFMEAEPPKAMQPDVDSTVISNCLIAYNKYGIYKGCCWFPVYAIRCNDVFGNDSGNFVSLAEHGEDEFGNLELNPQFCDYAAGDYHISAASPCAPANNSCAVLMGTFGIECLIMCGDLDGSGVLNILDISFLIQYLYKHGPEPDDINMADVNNSGAINILDVAHLINYLYKSGPALDCP
- a CDS encoding Calcineurin-like phosphoesterase — encoded protein: MADSPTSGFFVSDLHGQTERYRKLFEIIFKDPPSSVFIGGDFMPLSYGIDAAFPRGFIHDFMIPELASMKKRMGENYPRIFLIMGNDDIRAEEPAVLEVQNLGLLEYIHNRTVTVGGYSIYGYAFVPPTPFQLKDWERYDVSRFVDPGSISPEEGRYSVPVSDREKKYSTIKTDLENLTQERDLEKAIFLFHAPPYKTSLDRAALDNVKVDHVPLDVNTGSIAIRQFIETRQPLITLHGHIHESIRLTGRWLDKIGRTYLYGAAHDGPELALVSFDFEYPDLARRILI
- a CDS encoding conserved exported hypothetical protein (Evidence 4 : Unknown function but conserved in other organisms); translation: MKHRLMIVILVGVFCLLGADMKAAITDPYEIINRCYQASGGLDKLKTQKTSYVEGKIIIVGAGIEGTFSKWSEIPIKSRQDVDLKVMKVVSGDNGDYAWSVDANGKVQIARDSVTLKQRRIQELYADYDHLNRDSKNFRITYVGTDTAGGSVCYAVRIANTINTDTVLNYYDTTGFLLKKSVSINPEGENITWYSDYRPVDGILNAFRQDALSLPTGQRQTVEMTKFEVNIPIDSSLFEPPKQDVRDFKFANGKSAENIPFQFIERHIYLNVTINGKTSLWILDSGAGRSVLDSTFAANAGLKMEGNIKGQGVSRVVDVSFTTIPQYSLEGLEIDQQKIMAISLQGLFHKIMGLEVAGILGYDFLSRFVTRIDYAKEQISFYDPDSFSYSGDGTIINAPLSQDNMFHVPMTVDSKDSGLWNLDLGAGNVDFHFPYAESIGLINQKGIDALGFGAGGDMHTRSRKFTSIKFAGFTLDKPIISWPLEKGQGAFSGRELVGNIGNDLLHNFVIYLDYKRGQVIVEKGAAFGQFIPRDNSGLQVGYGDSDQVEVLFASPGTPADIAGLKIGDIVQTINGKPTKDYDGLIAIRKLLREKPGTVYDLNVKREDKTLTLKLVLKDLFE
- a CDS encoding hypothetical protein (Evidence 5 : Unknown function), whose protein sequence is MDSTKEHNKDKDNHWEWRLSASARMAAELDPVRFGVKAVYVMGSTKNATAGPASDIDILIHFDGSLHQRKELLLWLEGWSLAFDEINFQKTGHRSGGLLDVHIITDADIAAKSSYAVKIGASSDAARRLPLKNESDPTK